One genomic segment of Bacteroides caccae includes these proteins:
- a CDS encoding type I restriction enzyme HsdR N-terminal domain-containing protein, translating into MLSLNLPVFDTKINVRNGKNVIFDVIRKRYVALTPEEWVRQHFVHFLIAHKGYPTALLANEVMVKLNGTTKRCDTVLYRRDLSARMIVEYKAPHIEITQTVFDQITRYNMVLKVDYLIVSNGMQHYCCRMDYEHQSYIFLQDIPDYNNL; encoded by the coding sequence ATGTTATCGTTAAACCTACCAGTATTCGACACTAAAATAAACGTACGAAACGGAAAAAATGTAATTTTCGACGTGATTCGCAAACGATATGTCGCTCTCACTCCGGAAGAATGGGTGCGTCAACACTTCGTTCACTTTCTTATTGCACACAAAGGATATCCGACCGCCCTTCTTGCCAATGAAGTAATGGTAAAGTTGAACGGCACTACCAAGCGGTGTGATACAGTGCTCTATCGCAGGGATTTGTCGGCACGCATGATTGTGGAATACAAGGCACCGCACATTGAAATCACACAGACCGTATTCGATCAGATAACCCGGTATAATATGGTACTGAAAGTAGATTACCTGATTGTCAGCAATGGAATGCAACACTATTGCTGCCGAATGGATTATGAACACCAGAGTTATATTTTCCTCCAGGATATTCCAGACTATAATAACTTATAA
- a CDS encoding AMP nucleosidase — protein MKTKEEIVANWLPRYTKRNLEDFGEYILLTNFNKYVEIFANQFNVPILGRDANMISASAEGITMINFGMGSPNAAIIMDLLGAIRPKACLFLGKCGGIDKKNQLGDLILPIAAIRGEGTSNDYFPPEVPALPAFMLQRAVSSSIRDKGRDYWTGTVYTTNRRIWEHDDVFKEYLKKTRAMAVDMETATLFSCGFANHIPTGALLLVSDQPMTPDGVKTDKSDNLVTRNYVEEHVEIGIASLRMIIDEKKTVKHLKFDW, from the coding sequence ATGAAAACAAAAGAAGAAATCGTAGCTAATTGGCTGCCTCGTTACACAAAACGTAACCTGGAGGATTTTGGAGAGTATATTCTGTTGACTAACTTCAACAAGTATGTCGAGATTTTCGCAAATCAGTTTAATGTTCCTATTTTAGGAAGGGATGCAAATATGATTTCTGCTTCTGCCGAAGGTATCACAATGATTAACTTCGGTATGGGAAGTCCCAACGCTGCTATCATCATGGACTTGCTGGGGGCTATTCGTCCCAAAGCGTGTTTATTCTTGGGAAAATGTGGCGGTATCGACAAGAAAAACCAGCTTGGCGACTTGATTCTTCCTATTGCGGCTATCCGTGGGGAGGGAACTTCCAACGATTATTTTCCTCCTGAAGTTCCTGCATTACCCGCATTTATGTTACAGCGTGCCGTTTCTTCGTCAATCCGTGACAAAGGCCGCGACTATTGGACCGGTACCGTATATACTACCAACCGCCGTATTTGGGAACATGATGATGTATTCAAGGAATATCTGAAAAAGACACGGGCTATGGCGGTCGACATGGAAACTGCAACTTTGTTTAGTTGTGGCTTTGCCAACCACATTCCTACCGGTGCATTATTATTAGTATCTGACCAGCCTATGACTCCCGACGGAGTAAAAACAGATAAGAGTGATAATTTGGTTACCAGAAATTATGTAGAGGAGCATGTTGAAATCGGTATTGCTTCTCTGCGTATGATTATTGATGAAAAGAAAACTGTTAAACACTTGAAATTTGACTGGTAA
- the holA gene encoding DNA polymerase III subunit delta, with translation MAKQELTCDDILKELKAKQYRPIYYLMGEESYYIDLIADYITDNVLNDTEKEFNLTVVYGADVDVATIINAAKRYPMMSEHQVVVVKEAQAVRNMEELSYYLQKPLHSTILVICHKHGTLDRRKKLAAEVEKTGVLFESKKIKDAQLPAFIASYMKRKGVDMEPKATVMLADFVGSDLSRLTGELEKLIITLPAGQKRVTPEQIEKNIGISKDYNNFELRSALVEKDILKANKIIKYFEENPKTNPIQMTLSLLFSFYSNLMLAYYAPDKSEQGIATMLGLRTPWQAKDYMAAMRKYSGVKTMQIVGEIRYADAKSKGVKNSSMSDGDILRELVFKILH, from the coding sequence ATGGCAAAACAAGAGCTGACCTGTGATGATATCCTCAAGGAATTAAAGGCAAAGCAGTATCGTCCTATTTATTATTTAATGGGAGAGGAATCGTACTATATCGACCTGATAGCCGATTACATTACTGATAATGTGTTGAACGATACGGAAAAGGAATTCAACCTGACTGTGGTATACGGGGCTGATGTAGATGTAGCGACTATCATAAATGCTGCCAAGCGTTATCCGATGATGTCCGAACATCAAGTGGTAGTAGTCAAGGAGGCACAAGCAGTGCGTAACATGGAGGAACTGTCTTACTATCTTCAGAAGCCGCTTCATTCAACTATCTTGGTAATATGCCATAAGCATGGTACATTGGACCGCAGAAAGAAGTTGGCCGCCGAAGTTGAAAAGACGGGTGTGCTGTTTGAATCTAAAAAGATAAAAGATGCACAGCTCCCAGCCTTCATTGCTTCTTACATGAAACGGAAAGGCGTAGACATGGAACCCAAGGCAACAGTCATGCTCGCTGATTTTGTCGGCTCAGATTTAAGTCGGCTGACAGGAGAACTGGAGAAATTGATTATTACTTTACCCGCAGGACAGAAACGTGTTACTCCCGAACAGATTGAAAAGAATATCGGCATTAGCAAGGATTATAATAACTTTGAATTGCGAAGTGCACTAGTGGAAAAAGACATTCTTAAAGCAAATAAAATAATAAAATATTTTGAGGAGAATCCGAAAACTAACCCGATTCAAATGACATTGTCTCTGCTGTTTAGTTTCTATTCCAACTTAATGTTGGCATATTATGCTCCTGACAAATCGGAGCAGGGAATCGCTACAATGTTAGGACTAAGAACGCCCTGGCAAGCTAAAGATTATATGGCGGCAATGCGTAAATATAGCGGAGTTAAGACGATGCAAATCGTTGGAGAAATACGATATGCTGATGCAAAATCAAAAGGAGTGAAAAATAGTTCTATGTCGGACGGAGATATTCTGCGTGAATTAGTGTTTAAAATTCTTCATTAG